The following proteins are encoded in a genomic region of Fervidobacterium pennivorans DSM 9078:
- the glpX gene encoding class II fructose-bisphosphatase produces MEKEITLELVRVTEAAALMASRYLGRGDKEMVDKMASDAMRGMLDYIEMRGTVVLGEGEKDKAPMLYIGEQVGRWAEDDPELDIAVDPVDGTRLVAFGLPNAISVIAATERGGIEYLPTYYSYKLAVGPELAGKLDINASIRENLRVAAAILGMDISELTCVVLNRDRHREIIDEIRRVGARIKLISDGDIAAAIATALPESNVNIYIGIGGSPEALLAAAALKSLGGEIQVKLWPIDEEERTRLVEQGYDLEKVYKTDDLIKSDNVIFAATGVTDGDMLRGVRFYKNTAITESIVMRSRTRTIRRIIAQHNLNYKTIPLKSSGEVRYINSIKR; encoded by the coding sequence ATGGAAAAGGAAATTACATTAGAACTTGTCAGAGTAACCGAGGCTGCCGCGTTGATGGCAAGTAGATACCTCGGACGTGGTGACAAAGAAATGGTTGACAAAATGGCTTCTGATGCAATGCGTGGTATGTTAGACTACATCGAGATGAGAGGAACTGTTGTGCTTGGCGAAGGTGAAAAAGACAAAGCACCTATGCTTTACATTGGTGAGCAAGTTGGAAGGTGGGCAGAAGATGACCCAGAGCTCGATATCGCTGTTGACCCTGTTGATGGAACAAGGCTTGTTGCGTTTGGTTTACCTAATGCGATAAGTGTTATCGCAGCAACGGAAAGGGGAGGTATTGAATATCTCCCAACGTATTACTCATACAAACTCGCTGTTGGACCTGAGCTTGCTGGAAAGTTGGATATTAATGCCTCTATAAGGGAGAATTTAAGAGTTGCTGCGGCAATTTTAGGAATGGATATCTCAGAGCTCACATGCGTTGTTCTGAATAGAGACAGACACAGAGAGATAATAGATGAGATAAGAAGAGTCGGGGCAAGGATAAAGTTGATAAGTGATGGTGATATAGCGGCGGCAATTGCAACGGCGCTTCCAGAAAGTAATGTGAATATCTACATCGGAATAGGTGGATCGCCTGAAGCTTTGCTGGCTGCTGCTGCTTTGAAATCTCTTGGTGGAGAAATTCAAGTAAAACTTTGGCCTATCGATGAAGAAGAAAGAACAAGGCTCGTAGAACAAGGATATGACTTAGAAAAAGTTTACAAAACAGATGACCTTATTAAATCCGACAATGTTATATTCGCAGCTACCGGAGTTACAGACGGAGATATGCTCAGAGGCGTTAGGTTCTACAAAAACACAGCAATCACTGAGTCGATAGTAATGAGGTCAAGAACAAGGACAATAAGACGAATTATCGCACAGCACAACCTGAACTACAAAACAATACCTCTCAAGAGTAGTGGCGAGGTAAGGTATATAAATAGTATCAAACGATAA
- a CDS encoding glycoside hydrolase family 65 protein: MWVVERKEYHPVENLVYETIFTLANGYLSLRGREEFSNLTMKGSYVAGIFDKYLAQVTELVNLPDPLGFKIYLDNKELNLDYLPLTKYYRYLDMKQGILNSLYEFNVEGKIIRIESRRFVSRPNIHRFGIQYTITPVNFSGKIVVENCIDTTTYNGYLDPHNKIQHYRVLRVEDLKPGVSASVKTHDKGHIIVLANAILAKDHKGENVLRYRKFRQIGDIPQEGYTIFLTEGQQVVIEKYGVVYTSRDLESEKLKDKDVVDFVREKVENELNNFIRTGFESELKAHTEHMESVWKRMDILIDGDELAQQGIRFNLFHLYACAPDDQRVSIGARGLHGEGYKGHVFWDTEIFMFPFFLYTLPEYAKNLLLYRYNTLDGARKNAQMNGYKGAQFPWESADDGLEVTPKWGEDYLGNPVRIWTGDEEFHINADIAVALVHYHSVTGDDQFMVDYGVEVLLETGRFWASRLEYNEIKDRYEIRRVIGPDEFHEHVDNNVYTNYLAKWNLEKAVEYYEWLSEKDPIKLEKLKTILGITEKEVRSWKTLAEKVYIPRKEGEKLIEQFEGYFGLKEYEITEWDENGLPKWPKGLDLTKLGETKLIKQPDVVMLLLVLPEEFTEEEMKVNYEYYEKRTMHKSSLSPSMYSIMGLKVGDTHNAYKYFMKTLLVDLEDNQGNTNNGFHAASAGGAWQCVVYGFGGMTLESDKLLNFSPWLPEKWQSVNFKINYRGIPLDVLIKKDSIQITSPSEVELKIKGERKIVKPGENIFRL; this comes from the coding sequence GTGTGGGTTGTTGAGCGTAAAGAGTATCATCCTGTAGAAAATCTTGTGTACGAGACCATATTCACATTGGCGAACGGTTATCTAAGCTTGCGAGGACGGGAAGAATTTTCAAATCTTACAATGAAAGGCTCTTACGTAGCAGGCATATTTGACAAGTATTTGGCTCAAGTCACAGAACTTGTAAATCTGCCCGACCCTCTTGGATTCAAAATTTACTTAGATAACAAAGAACTTAATCTTGATTACTTGCCTCTTACCAAGTACTACCGGTATCTAGATATGAAACAAGGCATTCTTAATTCACTCTATGAATTCAACGTCGAAGGGAAGATTATAAGAATAGAGTCTAGACGATTTGTAAGCCGACCAAACATCCATCGTTTTGGGATACAATACACAATCACACCTGTGAATTTTTCAGGAAAGATTGTTGTTGAAAATTGCATCGACACAACAACTTACAACGGTTACCTTGATCCTCACAACAAAATACAGCACTACAGAGTTCTTAGGGTTGAAGACTTAAAACCCGGAGTCAGCGCGTCGGTAAAAACTCACGACAAAGGGCATATTATAGTCTTGGCAAATGCCATTTTAGCTAAGGACCATAAGGGGGAGAATGTTCTGAGGTATCGTAAATTCAGGCAAATTGGAGACATACCGCAAGAAGGATATACAATCTTTTTAACCGAGGGGCAACAAGTTGTTATAGAGAAATACGGAGTGGTATACACATCAAGAGATTTAGAATCAGAAAAACTCAAAGACAAGGATGTTGTTGATTTTGTTAGAGAAAAAGTGGAGAACGAACTGAACAATTTTATCAGAACTGGTTTTGAGTCAGAACTTAAGGCACACACTGAGCATATGGAGTCTGTTTGGAAAAGGATGGATATACTCATTGATGGTGACGAACTTGCTCAACAAGGAATCAGGTTCAATCTTTTCCATCTTTATGCTTGTGCTCCAGATGACCAACGTGTAAGCATAGGAGCAAGAGGGTTACATGGTGAGGGATATAAGGGTCATGTATTTTGGGACACAGAGATTTTCATGTTCCCGTTCTTTTTATACACTCTTCCAGAATACGCTAAAAATCTTCTTCTTTATAGGTATAACACCCTTGATGGTGCAAGAAAGAACGCACAAATGAATGGCTACAAAGGTGCTCAGTTCCCTTGGGAATCGGCAGATGATGGTCTGGAGGTCACTCCGAAGTGGGGCGAAGATTACCTTGGCAATCCTGTGAGAATCTGGACGGGTGATGAAGAATTCCATATTAACGCTGACATCGCAGTTGCTTTGGTTCATTATCACTCTGTCACTGGTGATGACCAATTCATGGTAGATTACGGTGTTGAAGTGCTTCTTGAAACCGGACGCTTTTGGGCGTCAAGACTTGAATACAATGAAATTAAGGATAGATACGAGATACGCAGGGTAATCGGACCGGATGAATTTCATGAACACGTTGATAACAACGTCTACACAAATTACCTTGCCAAGTGGAACTTGGAGAAAGCTGTAGAATATTACGAATGGCTTTCAGAAAAGGATCCCATAAAACTTGAGAAGTTAAAAACTATATTGGGAATTACTGAAAAAGAGGTACGTAGCTGGAAGACCTTAGCTGAAAAAGTCTACATTCCAAGAAAAGAAGGAGAGAAACTGATAGAACAATTTGAAGGTTACTTCGGTTTAAAGGAGTACGAAATCACTGAATGGGATGAAAACGGACTTCCAAAATGGCCAAAAGGTCTAGATTTGACCAAATTGGGTGAAACAAAGCTGATAAAACAACCGGATGTTGTAATGCTGCTGCTTGTTTTGCCTGAGGAATTCACGGAAGAGGAAATGAAAGTAAACTATGAGTACTATGAGAAAAGAACAATGCACAAATCTTCTTTAAGCCCTTCTATGTATTCAATCATGGGATTGAAGGTAGGCGACACTCACAATGCCTACAAATACTTTATGAAAACATTGTTAGTTGATTTAGAGGACAACCAGGGGAACACAAACAATGGATTCCATGCGGCGAGTGCCGGAGGAGCATGGCAATGTGTCGTCTATGGTTTCGGTGGAATGACTCTAGAAAGCGATAAGCTATTAAACTTTTCACCATGGCTTCCAGAAAAATGGCAAAGTGTAAACTTCAAAATTAACTATCGCGGTATACCTTTAGATGTTCTTATAAAAAAAGACAGCATACAAATTACTTCGCCGTCAGAAGTTGAGCTCAAAATTAAAGGTGAGAGAAAGATTGTAAAACCGGGCGAGAACATCTTTAGATTGTGA
- the pgmB gene encoding beta-phosphoglucomutase has protein sequence MKPKACIFDLDGVIVDTAKYHYLAWKRLANELGFEFTEKDNERLKGVSRMESLEILLSIGGVRIEDENTKLQLAEKKNKWYVEYINQITREEILPGVMEFLGLLKNAGIKIAIGSASKNTITILERIGLKDFFDAIIDGTKISKAKPDPEIFLKAAEEMDVRPEECCVFEDAVAGIQAAKSAGMKVIGVGDPMILKDADKVIQSFQGQTLELIEF, from the coding sequence ATGAAGCCAAAGGCTTGTATCTTTGACCTTGATGGAGTTATCGTTGATACAGCAAAGTACCATTATCTTGCTTGGAAAAGATTGGCAAATGAGCTTGGGTTCGAATTTACAGAAAAAGACAACGAGCGCTTAAAAGGAGTTAGTCGTATGGAATCTTTGGAAATTCTCCTTTCAATTGGTGGTGTAAGAATCGAAGACGAAAATACAAAGTTGCAATTAGCTGAGAAGAAAAATAAATGGTATGTTGAATACATAAACCAAATAACCAGAGAAGAAATCCTACCTGGTGTCATGGAATTTTTAGGTCTTCTTAAAAACGCAGGAATAAAAATAGCAATAGGTTCTGCAAGCAAAAATACAATTACTATACTCGAACGAATAGGCCTTAAAGACTTTTTTGATGCAATAATTGATGGAACAAAAATTTCAAAAGCTAAACCTGACCCTGAGATCTTTTTGAAAGCAGCTGAAGAAATGGATGTTAGACCCGAGGAATGCTGTGTCTTTGAGGACGCTGTTGCAGGCATTCAGGCAGCAAAATCCGCCGGTATGAAGGTCATAGGTGTTGGGGATCCAATGATTTTAAAAGATGCGGATAAAGTCATACAATCTTTTCAAGGCCAGACTTTGGAGCTTATAGAATTCTAA
- a CDS encoding carbohydrate ABC transporter permease: MKGSVRSVSKTSVIISYIILISYAIATLFPFTWALLVSLTPITYTDARGVEKGINIFDWPPRIRLFPKPSAFGAPLTFQNYKLIFEVVPLYKRWLMNTIIYAGLLTVGNIILNSLGGYAFARLNFPLKNFWFTMFLATMMVPGQVTLIPQYNLLVKYGLVNTYTGLFLPKLTNVFGLFLMRQFFLNFPKELEEAARIDGSGILRTYFKIVLPNALPALSALAIYTFLGAWNDFQWPLIIMSNKEMYTLTLGLNFFKTSYYTYWQYMMAASIFMTIPMLIIFLAFQRYFIETGKAVAVKG, from the coding sequence ATGAAAGGTTCTGTAAGAAGCGTTTCAAAAACTTCCGTGATTATATCGTACATCATCTTAATAAGCTACGCAATTGCCACACTTTTTCCTTTTACCTGGGCGCTGTTAGTTTCCCTCACGCCCATAACCTACACGGATGCTCGGGGAGTCGAGAAAGGGATAAATATATTTGATTGGCCGCCAAGGATACGCTTATTTCCAAAACCGTCAGCGTTTGGAGCTCCTCTCACATTTCAAAATTACAAACTGATTTTTGAAGTTGTACCTCTGTATAAAAGGTGGCTTATGAATACAATTATTTACGCCGGTTTGCTAACAGTTGGAAATATTATCTTAAATTCACTGGGTGGCTACGCTTTTGCGAGACTAAACTTCCCGCTGAAAAACTTTTGGTTCACAATGTTTCTGGCAACAATGATGGTACCAGGTCAAGTAACATTGATACCTCAATACAATCTTCTCGTTAAGTACGGCTTAGTTAACACATATACTGGTCTGTTTTTACCAAAACTAACAAATGTGTTTGGTTTGTTTTTGATGCGTCAGTTCTTTTTGAATTTTCCAAAGGAGCTTGAAGAGGCTGCGCGAATAGATGGTTCGGGTATATTAAGGACATACTTTAAAATAGTTCTCCCAAATGCTCTTCCAGCTCTCAGTGCACTTGCTATATACACTTTCTTAGGAGCTTGGAATGACTTTCAATGGCCATTGATAATTATGAGTAACAAGGAGATGTACACACTAACCTTGGGACTTAACTTCTTCAAAACCTCCTACTATACTTATTGGCAGTACATGATGGCAGCATCTATCTTCATGACAATACCGATGCTTATCATATTCTTGGCTTTCCAGCGCTACTTTATCGAAACGGGAAAGGCGGTGGCAGTAAAAGGTTAA
- a CDS encoding carbohydrate ABC transporter permease has protein sequence MKYKTKEAMVGYLFATPIILTVLVFTIYPIIAAFYYSLTDYQPLEARKYTYVINPYDALEIHTGILREEAKNYTIDEMLEYFDPVNFVELDVGVKLSEEEKELIKEYFDSLNLLNDYREGKLPNEIKIADFMKRYMNKHGDRFTKYIPRFVGLKNFKDMFKDMYFYTSFWNALLYSVIVVPIQTLLAIILAVAANSKIKGVNFFKSVFFLPAITSSAALSMIFWLIYSKPGVLNKILIALFGRFGFQPVDYLNEPRIALFAIMAMNIWSTAGYFMVTFLAGLQDIPSSIYEAARIDGANGWQIFWKITLPLLRPQIVFVSIMGTIGCMQVFDQIYFLIRNLRNITISFYIYKNAFEYGKMGYASALAVVLFGVILVLSLVQRKIIKEEY, from the coding sequence ATGAAGTACAAAACAAAAGAGGCGATGGTGGGTTACCTTTTTGCAACACCAATAATATTAACAGTTTTAGTCTTCACTATTTATCCGATAATTGCTGCATTTTACTATAGCCTTACAGATTATCAACCTCTGGAAGCTCGGAAATACACCTACGTAATTAATCCTTATGATGCTTTGGAAATTCACACTGGAATTTTGAGGGAAGAAGCGAAAAACTATACCATAGATGAAATGTTAGAATACTTCGATCCGGTGAATTTTGTCGAGTTGGACGTTGGCGTAAAACTTAGTGAGGAGGAGAAAGAACTTATAAAGGAATACTTTGACTCGTTAAATCTATTGAATGACTACAGGGAGGGAAAGTTGCCTAACGAAATTAAAATTGCAGATTTCATGAAAAGATACATGAATAAACACGGCGACAGGTTTACAAAATATATTCCAAGATTCGTAGGATTAAAAAACTTCAAAGACATGTTCAAGGATATGTATTTTTACACATCATTCTGGAATGCCTTGCTTTATTCAGTCATTGTTGTGCCTATTCAGACACTTTTGGCTATAATCTTGGCAGTAGCGGCAAATTCCAAGATAAAAGGAGTTAACTTTTTTAAATCAGTTTTTTTCTTGCCAGCGATAACTTCTTCCGCAGCACTTTCGATGATATTTTGGCTTATTTACTCAAAACCCGGGGTCTTGAATAAGATACTTATTGCTCTTTTTGGTAGGTTCGGATTTCAACCTGTAGATTATCTAAACGAACCAAGAATCGCACTTTTCGCAATAATGGCTATGAATATATGGTCGACAGCTGGTTATTTTATGGTCACATTCCTAGCAGGTCTTCAAGATATTCCATCAAGTATCTATGAAGCAGCAAGGATAGATGGGGCAAACGGCTGGCAAATCTTCTGGAAGATAACTTTACCTTTGCTTAGGCCACAGATAGTTTTTGTTTCAATCATGGGAACAATAGGTTGTATGCAAGTTTTTGATCAAATTTACTTCCTTATCAGAAACCTAAGGAATATTACGATATCTTTCTACATATACAAAAACGCTTTCGAATACGGAAAAATGGGTTACGCTTCAGCTCTTGCCGTAGTTCTCTTTGGTGTAATTCTTGTGTTGTCATTGGTTCAGAGAAAGATAATAAAGGAAGAGTACTGA
- a CDS encoding ABC transporter substrate-binding protein, with translation MKRVLIAFLAVVLTVGLFAVTKITISGWPGNPIEEGAIKKAVDTFNSTIGKQKGIEVVWEPIAGDYKQVLMTRLSGGTGPDIFYVDVYVFEELAKANVLLPLDTYVKRDNFDLSDFYKSLIDAFKYQNRLYGIAKDFSTLAVWFNKEIFDKYKVPYLTNDETWDSFLKKLQQLKAAGYETPLALAPDFNRVIPFIISFGGRLVKPDLSTALGEPNSKKALQFYIDLVTKYKVAKEPSALGSGWLGEAIATEKCAVVMEGPWTIGFMKGSFPDTFKKMGIVEMPKGIKKATMIYTVAWAINRATPNKDAAWEVLKFLVTEGQQIFVEGAGVLASRKSIAAKDTDPVKKVFYKGAEYGVPWKVSTPTGLFATANDQINSLLKDLFYQKLTVDEAIKIIETNYNKWIGKEK, from the coding sequence ATGAAAAGAGTTTTGATAGCTTTTCTAGCGGTTGTTTTGACGGTGGGACTTTTTGCGGTAACGAAGATCACTATTTCAGGTTGGCCTGGCAACCCCATTGAAGAAGGAGCCATTAAGAAAGCAGTTGATACGTTTAACAGCACGATAGGTAAGCAGAAAGGGATAGAAGTTGTTTGGGAACCTATTGCTGGAGACTACAAACAAGTGCTTATGACAAGGCTCTCTGGCGGAACTGGTCCTGACATTTTCTATGTTGACGTCTACGTATTCGAAGAACTCGCAAAAGCAAACGTCCTACTTCCACTTGATACGTATGTTAAGAGAGATAACTTTGACCTCAGCGATTTTTATAAGTCGCTTATCGATGCTTTCAAGTACCAAAACAGGCTTTACGGTATAGCTAAAGACTTTTCAACGCTCGCTGTCTGGTTTAACAAAGAAATATTTGACAAATACAAAGTCCCATATCTCACCAACGATGAGACATGGGACTCCTTCCTCAAGAAACTCCAACAGCTTAAAGCAGCAGGCTATGAAACTCCTCTGGCGCTCGCACCAGATTTCAACAGGGTCATACCATTTATTATAAGCTTTGGTGGAAGACTTGTAAAGCCCGATTTATCAACAGCCCTTGGTGAACCAAATTCGAAAAAGGCTCTCCAATTTTACATCGATTTAGTTACAAAATACAAAGTTGCCAAGGAACCATCTGCACTTGGTTCTGGTTGGCTCGGTGAAGCAATTGCTACAGAAAAATGTGCTGTTGTCATGGAAGGACCTTGGACGATTGGCTTTATGAAAGGCTCATTCCCAGATACATTCAAAAAGATGGGTATCGTTGAAATGCCAAAGGGTATAAAGAAAGCAACAATGATATACACAGTTGCTTGGGCTATCAATAGAGCAACACCAAACAAGGATGCAGCATGGGAAGTCTTGAAATTCCTTGTAACGGAAGGTCAACAAATATTTGTTGAAGGGGCAGGTGTGCTTGCTTCAAGAAAATCCATAGCAGCCAAGGATACTGACCCGGTAAAGAAAGTATTCTACAAGGGTGCAGAATATGGTGTGCCTTGGAAAGTCTCAACACCGACAGGTTTGTTCGCAACTGCTAACGACCAGATTAACTCCTTGCTGAAAGACCTGTTCTATCAGAAACTTACAGTTGATGAAGCAATAAAGATTATTGAGACAAATTACAATAAATGGATAGGAAAAGAGAAGTAA
- a CDS encoding LacI family DNA-binding transcriptional regulator gives MTVKEIANLCGVSVATVSRVFNEPEKVKPETRERILEIAKKYGYMPHAIAKSLRTKRTGVYSLTVMSGVERVFEDSYVSKFLRGAVRYFSSKGLKLIIDVFTKGDIKSYYKTLVSSKLVDGYILMDIKDDDIRVELLNELGVPFVCVGRNNKNNFIYVDTDNYTGGRQAGEHLKEIGCTNVLFIGGDASLPFEKERFRGFVDGLSGFGGKVYKAFANYDEKNVQNIVEKYLNEIDGIFCTSDVMAYAALRVCEQKNIDIPLIGFDNILLSEIANITTIDQNIHLVGEKVAHKVHQLVLGEQVESEVISTHLVVRGTKKFLNSTKGGRFV, from the coding sequence ATGACCGTGAAAGAAATTGCCAATTTGTGTGGTGTCTCAGTTGCAACTGTATCGAGAGTATTCAACGAACCAGAAAAGGTAAAGCCAGAAACTAGGGAGAGGATTCTGGAAATAGCTAAAAAATACGGATACATGCCACATGCTATAGCAAAATCACTAAGAACCAAAAGGACAGGTGTTTATTCTCTCACTGTGATGAGTGGTGTTGAACGCGTTTTTGAAGATTCATATGTTTCCAAGTTCTTGCGAGGTGCGGTGAGATATTTCTCATCAAAAGGGCTTAAGCTTATTATTGATGTGTTTACCAAAGGTGACATTAAAAGTTACTATAAAACCTTGGTCTCATCAAAGCTCGTTGACGGATATATACTTATGGACATAAAAGATGATGATATAAGAGTTGAGTTACTCAACGAGTTGGGCGTTCCTTTCGTCTGTGTTGGGCGAAACAACAAAAATAACTTTATTTATGTCGATACAGATAACTATACAGGAGGGCGTCAAGCGGGTGAGCATTTGAAAGAAATTGGGTGCACGAATGTTCTTTTCATAGGTGGCGATGCTTCGTTACCATTTGAAAAAGAACGTTTTAGAGGGTTCGTTGATGGATTGAGTGGTTTTGGTGGAAAGGTATATAAAGCCTTCGCAAATTATGATGAGAAGAATGTACAAAACATTGTTGAGAAGTACTTAAATGAAATTGATGGAATTTTTTGCACTTCCGATGTTATGGCATACGCTGCTTTAAGGGTTTGCGAACAAAAAAACATCGACATTCCTTTAATAGGATTTGACAACATTTTACTTTCCGAAATCGCTAATATAACAACCATCGACCAGAATATTCATTTGGTAGGGGAAAAAGTTGCGCACAAAGTTCATCAATTAGTTTTAGGTGAGCAGGTGGAATCCGAAGTTATCAGCACGCATTTAGTCGTTAGAGGAACTAAAAAGTTCCTCAACTCTACAAAAGGAGGTCGGTTTGTATGA
- a CDS encoding GNAT family N-acetyltransferase: protein MIFLEIIRKAEISDADVVASLILETGRSFLPLLFGPYVKLILGRLVKTPGTVFSFDSAYVLEIDEGKVVGIIVMFDGKTIRKRALKTAFALFQLMGFEFFKRLPLFRLVWQRNKIRNNEFYVSHVAVDKNYRGMGYGRKLMLFAEEVAKQRNFKKICLDVENTNIQAVELYKRLGYVGTRVNRINIKNVRFVFIRMEKVLAS, encoded by the coding sequence GTGATTTTTTTGGAAATCATAAGGAAGGCAGAAATTTCCGATGCAGATGTTGTTGCGAGTTTAATTCTTGAAACCGGACGTTCGTTTCTGCCGTTGCTTTTTGGCCCTTATGTGAAATTGATACTTGGTAGATTGGTCAAAACTCCCGGAACAGTCTTTTCTTTCGACAGTGCCTATGTTCTTGAAATCGACGAAGGAAAGGTTGTGGGAATAATCGTCATGTTCGATGGAAAAACTATCAGAAAGCGTGCTTTGAAGACCGCATTTGCTCTTTTTCAACTGATGGGTTTTGAGTTTTTTAAAAGACTTCCTTTATTCCGACTTGTCTGGCAACGAAATAAAATTCGAAACAATGAATTTTATGTTTCGCATGTTGCTGTTGATAAGAATTACCGAGGTATGGGATACGGACGAAAGCTGATGCTCTTCGCTGAAGAGGTGGCTAAGCAGAGAAACTTCAAAAAAATATGTTTAGATGTTGAGAATACAAATATACAAGCTGTTGAATTATACAAAAGGCTCGGGTACGTAGGAACCAGAGTAAACAGAATCAACATCAAGAACGTGCGTTTCGTGTTCATCAGAATGGAAAAGGTATTGGCAAGTTAA
- the yqeH gene encoding ribosome biogenesis GTPase YqeH codes for MLKCPGCGAEIQFDHPGKPGFIPYEVYTKRLEEGKEIVCQRCFKLKHYGMLVSEADEDEIMEFIMKAIKKFKHIVYIFDVFDFEGTYRPEIVELLSGANVLYVANKFDTLPKTVSGSQLKEWLKHRIPAKSSEIFITSTKNGFGISKLKKELENLKGSALVLGVTNVGKSSLLKAITNSSATISPYPGTTIGLIEHRLGSLKLFDSPGIVVNDRMIDLFDPECQSKILAKGEVTRKTFKPFPEETIFVGGLCQIKAKMKDSNLRPIFQIFAPENVTFHKTKNQNFLQNYPKHFGKLLFPPCGKMDVEKISFKEEKVVVDIDQELSISGLCWINVKRGPVEFTITVPENVRIYVREALMKPKRKINQNSEN; via the coding sequence ATGTTAAAGTGTCCAGGCTGTGGTGCAGAAATTCAATTTGACCATCCCGGCAAACCAGGATTTATACCCTATGAAGTTTACACCAAACGACTAGAGGAAGGAAAAGAAATCGTTTGTCAACGATGCTTTAAGCTCAAGCATTACGGTATGCTTGTAAGTGAAGCCGACGAAGATGAAATAATGGAGTTTATAATGAAAGCTATTAAGAAATTTAAGCATATTGTCTATATCTTTGATGTGTTCGATTTCGAGGGTACGTATAGACCTGAGATTGTGGAGTTGTTGTCCGGTGCTAATGTGTTGTACGTTGCAAATAAGTTTGATACTTTACCAAAAACAGTTAGCGGGAGTCAATTAAAAGAATGGTTGAAACATCGAATACCTGCAAAGAGCTCAGAGATTTTTATCACAAGCACGAAAAATGGTTTCGGAATTAGCAAGCTGAAGAAAGAATTGGAAAATCTGAAAGGTAGCGCTTTGGTTCTGGGAGTTACAAACGTTGGTAAATCGTCTTTGCTTAAGGCTATCACAAACTCAAGTGCGACAATCTCACCTTACCCAGGAACAACCATAGGATTGATAGAACACAGATTAGGTAGTCTTAAGTTATTCGATTCACCTGGCATCGTCGTCAACGATAGAATGATAGACCTCTTCGACCCGGAATGTCAATCGAAAATATTGGCAAAGGGTGAGGTTACAAGGAAGACGTTTAAACCCTTTCCAGAAGAAACTATATTCGTTGGAGGATTGTGCCAAATAAAAGCTAAAATGAAAGATTCTAATTTAAGACCGATATTCCAAATTTTTGCACCAGAGAATGTTACGTTTCACAAGACGAAAAATCAGAACTTCTTGCAAAATTATCCTAAGCATTTCGGAAAGCTATTATTCCCACCTTGTGGTAAAATGGATGTTGAAAAGATATCATTTAAAGAAGAGAAGGTTGTTGTGGATATAGACCAGGAATTGTCTATTTCTGGTCTTTGTTGGATAAATGTGAAAAGAGGTCCTGTAGAGTTTACAATAACCGTTCCTGAAAATGTGAGAATTTATGTAAGAGAAGCTTTAATGAAGCCGAAAAGAAAAATTAACCAAAATTCCGAGAATTAA
- a CDS encoding phosphate propanoyltransferase yields the protein MKKKEIPIVVGVSNRHVHLSREDVEILFGKDYQLTPIKDLGQPGQFACKETVIIVGPKGAIENVRVLGPERKETQVEISLTDAFKLGIMPPVRDSGDLEGTPGIVIVGPKGSVIKEKGVIVAKRHIHMHTTDAEKFGVKDKDIVKVIVEKGDRRLIFDDVLIRVSEKFALEFHVDTDEANAAMLKTGDVVYIVEEI from the coding sequence ATGAAAAAGAAGGAGATACCTATCGTTGTTGGTGTTAGCAACAGACATGTTCATCTTTCAAGGGAAGATGTTGAGATACTTTTTGGAAAAGATTATCAACTTACCCCGATAAAAGACCTTGGGCAACCTGGTCAGTTTGCATGTAAGGAAACGGTTATCATTGTTGGTCCAAAGGGCGCTATTGAGAATGTCAGAGTGCTTGGACCTGAGAGAAAAGAAACTCAAGTTGAAATTTCTCTTACGGATGCCTTTAAACTAGGTATTATGCCTCCAGTTAGGGACAGTGGTGACCTTGAAGGAACACCTGGTATAGTCATCGTTGGTCCAAAAGGTTCTGTAATTAAGGAGAAAGGTGTAATAGTTGCAAAAAGACATATCCATATGCATACAACAGACGCTGAAAAGTTTGGAGTAAAAGACAAGGATATAGTCAAGGTTATTGTTGAAAAAGGTGACAGAAGGTTAATTTTTGATGATGTGCTTATCCGAGTTAGTGAAAAATTCGCACTTGAGTTCCATGTCGATACAGATGAAGCAAATGCAGCTATGCTAAAGACGGGCGACGTAGTGTATATTGTAGAAGAGATTTAA